From a single Streptomyces liliifuscus genomic region:
- a CDS encoding carbohydrate ABC transporter permease has translation MTTSELTPPQAKVDAAGKGGPDGTGRRRLLGAGKQLHAGPVTYIVLAVFALVSLAPLLWTVVAASRTNQRLSETPPPLWVGGNLFKNLETAWEEAGLGTAMLNSTIVASTITVGTVLFSTLAGFAFAKLRFKFSNVLLLLTIGTMMIPPQLAVVPLYLWMSELGWSNQLQTVVLPTLVSAFGTFFMRQYLVQALPSELIEAARVDGASSLRVVWHVVFPAARPAMAVLGLLTFVMAWNDFLWPIIALNQQNPTVQVALNSLGTGYVPDQAVIMAGALLGTLPLLIAFLLFGRQIVGGIMQGAIKG, from the coding sequence ATGACCACTTCAGAACTGACGCCTCCTCAGGCAAAGGTCGACGCGGCGGGGAAGGGCGGCCCTGACGGCACCGGGCGCCGCCGGCTGCTCGGCGCGGGCAAACAACTGCACGCGGGCCCCGTCACATACATCGTCCTGGCCGTCTTCGCCCTCGTCTCGCTGGCACCGCTGCTGTGGACGGTGGTCGCGGCCTCGCGCACCAACCAGCGGCTCTCCGAGACGCCACCGCCGCTGTGGGTCGGCGGGAACCTGTTCAAGAACCTGGAGACCGCGTGGGAGGAGGCGGGTCTCGGTACAGCGATGCTCAACAGCACGATCGTCGCCTCGACCATCACCGTCGGTACGGTCCTGTTCTCCACGCTCGCCGGGTTCGCCTTCGCCAAGCTGCGGTTCAAGTTCTCCAACGTCCTGCTGCTGCTGACCATCGGCACCATGATGATCCCGCCGCAACTGGCGGTCGTACCGCTGTACTTGTGGATGAGCGAGCTGGGCTGGTCCAACCAGCTGCAGACGGTCGTCCTGCCCACCCTGGTCAGCGCGTTCGGTACGTTCTTCATGCGGCAGTACCTGGTACAGGCGCTGCCCAGCGAGCTGATCGAGGCGGCGCGGGTGGACGGCGCGAGCAGTCTGCGCGTCGTGTGGCACGTGGTCTTCCCGGCGGCACGGCCGGCGATGGCCGTGCTCGGGCTGCTGACGTTCGTGATGGCCTGGAACGACTTCCTGTGGCCGATCATCGCGCTCAACCAGCAGAACCCCACCGTGCAGGTCGCCCTCAACTCGCTCGGCACCGGCTACGTACCCGACCAGGCGGTGATCATGGCGGGCGCGCTCCTGGGCACTCTGCCGCTGCTCATCGCCTTCCTGCTGTTCGGCAGGCAGATCGTGGGCGGGATCATGCAGGGCGCGATCAAGGGCTGA
- a CDS encoding spermidine synthase yields MARAKNKRVDDKRGGDRRGGASAVVESVDGGLAELMPDRDRGRAWTLLIDGAPQSHVDLDDPSYLSFEYQRRLGHVIDLVAPPGKPVQVVHLGGGAFTLARYVAATRPRSTQQVVERDAALVQLVRRELPLDPNARIRVRSVDAREGLAKVPDGWADLVIADVFSGARTPAHLTSGEFLTDVRRVVNAGGLYAANLADGPPLAHLRGQIATAAGVFPELALIADPTVLRGKRFGNAVLIASALPLPVPELTRRAASDPHPARVEHGKALRDLTGGATPVTDAAAVASPAPPPSVFR; encoded by the coding sequence ATGGCGCGGGCAAAGAACAAACGGGTGGATGACAAGCGGGGCGGTGACAGACGTGGTGGTGCCTCGGCCGTCGTCGAGAGTGTGGACGGGGGGCTTGCCGAGCTCATGCCCGACCGGGACCGGGGACGCGCCTGGACGCTGCTCATCGACGGGGCCCCGCAGTCGCACGTCGACCTCGACGACCCCTCGTACCTGAGCTTCGAGTACCAGCGCAGGCTCGGTCACGTCATCGATCTCGTCGCCCCGCCCGGCAAGCCCGTCCAGGTCGTGCACCTCGGCGGGGGCGCCTTCACCCTCGCCCGGTACGTGGCCGCCACCCGGCCCCGCTCCACCCAGCAGGTCGTCGAACGCGACGCGGCACTCGTCCAACTGGTCCGCCGCGAACTGCCGTTGGACCCGAACGCCCGGATCCGCGTACGGTCCGTCGACGCGCGCGAAGGGCTTGCCAAGGTGCCGGACGGCTGGGCGGACCTGGTCATCGCGGACGTGTTCAGCGGGGCACGGACGCCCGCGCATCTGACGTCGGGCGAGTTCCTCACCGACGTACGCCGGGTCGTCAACGCCGGTGGCCTGTACGCCGCCAACCTCGCCGACGGTCCGCCCCTCGCGCACCTGCGCGGCCAGATCGCCACCGCCGCCGGTGTCTTCCCCGAACTCGCCCTCATCGCCGACCCGACGGTCCTGCGCGGCAAACGCTTCGGCAACGCCGTCCTGATCGCCTCGGCCCTGCCCCTCCCCGTACCCGAACTGACCCGCCGAGCCGCCTCCGACCCCCACCCGGCAAGAGTCGAACACGGCAAGGCGCTGAGGGACCTCACCGGCGGAGCAACCCCGGTGACGGACGCGGCAGCGGTGGCCTCCCCGGCACCCCCGCCGTCGGTGTTCCGGTAG
- a CDS encoding glycoside hydrolase family 18 protein, protein MSTHRSTVSGRNKAIGGVVAAAVVGGGALVFSGTAQAAGVGAAYTQTSDWSTGYTAQYVVTNDSGAAKPDWTLEFDLPSGAELSSLWNGESSVSGRHVTVKPPAWDKDGLAKGESVTVGFVVNGSGAPTGCLIDDAKCSVDDGATPEPTGRPTETGTGTGTPKPTATPTATTSQTASPTASPSVPSESTDGGTAATAGFAPYVDTSLYPAFDLVAAAAATGVKDYNLAFVTDGGGCTPKWGGVTDLGTDAVAAQIGALRAKGGDVRVSFGGAAGSELALNCSSADALAAAYEKVVDAYKLTKVDFDVEGGALPDTAANTRRAKAIAELQAEHPDLDVSFTLPVMPEGLTQDGVNLLADAKANGVGIDTVNIMAMDYGPAYSGDMGTYAEQAATATQAQIKGVLGLSESAAWKAVAVTPMIGVNDVVTEIFKVDDATQLVDFAESKGIGWLSMWSATRDKQCPGGTKPSADATCSSILQDPHAFAKALAAYK, encoded by the coding sequence ATGAGCACGCACCGGAGCACGGTCAGTGGCAGGAACAAGGCGATCGGAGGCGTGGTCGCCGCGGCCGTGGTCGGCGGTGGAGCCCTCGTGTTCTCCGGTACGGCGCAGGCGGCCGGGGTCGGCGCCGCGTACACACAGACCAGCGACTGGTCGACCGGCTACACCGCGCAGTACGTCGTCACCAACGACAGCGGCGCGGCGAAGCCGGACTGGACGCTGGAGTTCGACCTGCCGTCCGGGGCCGAGTTGAGTTCCCTGTGGAACGGCGAGTCGAGTGTGAGCGGCCGGCACGTCACCGTGAAGCCTCCCGCCTGGGACAAGGACGGGCTGGCCAAGGGCGAGTCGGTGACGGTCGGCTTCGTGGTGAACGGCTCCGGCGCCCCCACCGGCTGTCTCATCGACGACGCCAAGTGCTCGGTGGACGACGGGGCGACCCCGGAACCGACCGGCCGCCCGACGGAGACGGGGACTGGGACGGGGACACCGAAGCCCACCGCGACTCCCACGGCCACCACCTCCCAGACCGCGAGCCCCACCGCCTCGCCCTCCGTGCCTTCCGAGTCCACCGACGGCGGCACCGCGGCCACCGCCGGCTTCGCGCCCTACGTCGACACCTCCCTCTACCCCGCCTTCGACCTGGTCGCCGCCGCGGCTGCCACCGGTGTGAAGGACTACAACCTCGCCTTCGTCACGGACGGCGGCGGCTGCACCCCCAAGTGGGGCGGCGTGACGGACCTCGGCACCGACGCGGTCGCCGCGCAGATCGGCGCCCTGCGCGCCAAGGGCGGCGACGTCCGCGTCTCCTTCGGCGGCGCGGCCGGCTCGGAGCTGGCCCTCAACTGCTCGTCGGCGGACGCCCTCGCGGCGGCGTACGAGAAGGTGGTGGACGCGTACAAGCTCACGAAGGTCGACTTCGACGTCGAGGGCGGCGCGCTCCCCGACACGGCGGCGAACACCCGCAGGGCGAAGGCGATAGCCGAGCTCCAGGCCGAACACCCCGACCTGGACGTCTCGTTCACCCTCCCCGTCATGCCGGAGGGGCTCACCCAGGACGGCGTGAACCTGCTCGCCGACGCCAAGGCGAACGGCGTCGGCATCGACACGGTCAACATCATGGCGATGGACTACGGCCCGGCGTACAGCGGCGACATGGGGACCTACGCCGAACAGGCCGCGACGGCGACGCAGGCGCAGATCAAGGGAGTTCTGGGCCTGTCCGAGTCGGCGGCCTGGAAGGCGGTCGCCGTCACCCCGATGATCGGCGTCAACGACGTGGTGACGGAGATCTTCAAGGTCGACGACGCCACCCAGCTCGTGGACTTCGCCGAGTCGAAGGGGATCGGCTGGCTCTCCATGTGGTCAGCCACCCGCGACAAGCAGTGCCCCGGCGGCACCAAGCCCTCCGCCGACGCGACCTGCAGCTCGATCCTCCAGGACCCCCACGCCTTCGCGAAGGCCCTCGCCGCCTACAAGTAG
- a CDS encoding GH1 family beta-glucosidase, translated as MSEPATPVTFPPAFLWGAATSAYQIEGAVREDGRTPSIWDTFSHTPGKTAGGENGDIANDHYHLYRDDVALMAELGLTAYRFSVSWSRVQPTGRGPAVQRGLDFYRRLVDELLSHNIKPALTLYHWDLPQELEDAGGWPERDTALRFAEYAQIVGEALGDRVEQWITLNEPWCSAFLGYGSGVHAPGRTDPEASLRAAHHLNLAHGLGTSALRTAMPARNSIAVSLNSSVVRPRSQDPADLVAVRRIDDLANGIFHGPMLHGAYPETLLADTSSITDWSYVLDGDLSLINQPLDALGLNYYTPTLVGAAETAPNSPRADGHGASEHSPWPGADDVMFHQTPGERTEMGWTIDPTGLHELIMRYTAEAPGLPLYITENGAAYDDKPDPDGRVHDPERIAYLHGHLSAVRRAITDGADVRGYYLWSLMDNFEWAYGYDKRFGAVYVDYATQARTPKSSALWYGEAARTGALPSANTTE; from the coding sequence ATGTCTGAGCCCGCAACGCCCGTGACCTTCCCGCCCGCCTTTCTCTGGGGCGCGGCCACCTCCGCGTACCAGATCGAGGGGGCGGTGCGGGAGGACGGCCGTACGCCCTCGATCTGGGACACCTTCAGTCACACGCCCGGCAAGACGGCCGGTGGCGAGAACGGCGACATCGCCAACGACCACTACCACCTGTACCGCGACGACGTGGCCCTCATGGCGGAGCTGGGCCTGACCGCGTACCGCTTCTCGGTGTCCTGGTCCCGGGTGCAGCCGACGGGCCGCGGCCCCGCCGTCCAGCGCGGCCTGGACTTCTACCGCCGTCTGGTCGACGAGCTGCTCTCCCACAACATCAAGCCCGCGCTCACCCTCTACCACTGGGACCTCCCCCAGGAGCTGGAGGACGCGGGCGGCTGGCCCGAGCGGGACACGGCGTTGCGGTTCGCCGAGTACGCGCAGATCGTCGGTGAGGCGCTGGGCGACCGCGTCGAGCAGTGGATCACGCTCAACGAGCCCTGGTGCAGCGCGTTCCTGGGGTACGGATCAGGGGTGCACGCCCCCGGCCGTACGGACCCGGAGGCGTCCCTGCGTGCCGCGCACCACCTCAACCTGGCGCACGGGCTGGGGACTTCGGCGCTGCGCACCGCGATGCCGGCCCGCAACAGCATCGCCGTGAGCCTCAACTCCTCGGTGGTCAGGCCGCGTTCGCAGGACCCGGCGGACCTGGTGGCGGTCCGGCGCATCGACGACCTGGCCAACGGCATCTTCCACGGCCCGATGCTGCACGGCGCCTACCCGGAGACCCTGCTGGCCGACACGTCGTCGATCACCGACTGGTCGTACGTCCTGGACGGCGATCTCTCCCTGATCAACCAGCCGTTGGACGCGCTCGGCCTCAACTACTACACGCCGACGCTGGTCGGCGCCGCCGAGACCGCGCCGAACAGCCCGCGCGCGGACGGCCACGGGGCGAGCGAACACTCGCCGTGGCCGGGCGCGGACGATGTGATGTTCCATCAGACTCCGGGCGAGCGTACGGAGATGGGCTGGACCATCGACCCGACGGGCCTGCACGAGCTGATCATGCGCTACACGGCGGAGGCCCCCGGGCTCCCCCTCTACATCACCGAGAACGGCGCCGCGTACGACGACAAGCCCGACCCGGACGGCCGCGTCCACGACCCGGAGCGCATCGCCTATCTCCACGGCCATCTGTCGGCCGTACGCCGGGCGATCACCGACGGCGCGGACGTCCGCGGCTACTACCTGTGGTCCCTCATGGACAACTTCGAGTGGGCGTACGGCTACGACAAGCGCTTCGGCGCGGTGTACGTGGACTACGCGACCCAGGCCCGTACGCCGAAATCGAGCGCCCTCTGGTACGGCGAGGCGGCCCGGACCGGCGCGCTCCCGTCGGCGAACACGACCGAATAA
- a CDS encoding histidine phosphatase family protein, with protein sequence MAPRFLLARHGQTEWSLSGKHTGRTDVPLLEEGRRGAKLLGERLHRAPLNGLPGMEIRTSPLARARETCELAGFGDRATPWDTLMEWDYGAYEGMTPDEIRADRPDWLIWRDGVPGGETLAEVSARADEIVEWARSADRDVLVFAHGHILRSICARWLGLDLGFAARIRLNPTSLSVLGWAYGEPAIEAWNDCAHLTA encoded by the coding sequence ATGGCACCGCGTTTCCTGCTGGCCCGGCACGGACAGACGGAATGGTCGCTGTCCGGCAAGCACACCGGCAGGACCGACGTCCCCCTCCTGGAAGAGGGCAGGCGTGGCGCCAAACTGCTTGGAGAGCGCCTGCACAGGGCCCCGCTGAACGGCCTGCCCGGGATGGAGATCCGTACGAGTCCGCTGGCACGCGCGCGTGAGACCTGCGAACTCGCCGGGTTCGGCGACCGGGCGACCCCCTGGGACACGCTCATGGAGTGGGACTACGGCGCGTACGAGGGCATGACCCCCGACGAGATCCGGGCCGACCGTCCCGACTGGCTGATCTGGCGGGACGGTGTGCCCGGGGGCGAGACCCTCGCCGAGGTCTCCGCGCGCGCGGACGAGATCGTCGAGTGGGCCCGCTCCGCAGACCGTGACGTACTGGTCTTCGCCCACGGGCACATCCTGCGCTCCATCTGCGCCCGCTGGCTCGGCCTGGACCTCGGCTTCGCGGCCCGGATCCGCCTCAACCCGACCTCCCTCTCGGTCCTGGGCTGGGCCTACGGAGAGCCCGCGATCGAAGCGTGGAACGACTGCGCACACCTGACGGCATAG
- a CDS encoding carbohydrate ABC transporter permease, producing MTSSKQALARSASSADAAPGSQPGAARRAHGRGTPPPGPDSWRSRLYRWDMKASPYAFIAPFFIFFGAFGLIPLLYTAWYSLHNVQLSNLDQQTWAGLDNYQNLISSDFFWTALKNTFTIGVISTVPQLIMAIGIAHLLNYKLRGSTVWRVVMLTPYATSVAAATLVFVLLYSWDGGMINWLLGFVGVDPVNWRESTWGSQFAVSSIVIWRWTGYNALIYLAAMQAIPSDLYESAALDGAGRWQQFRHVTIPMLRPTILFTVVVSTIGATQLFGEPLLFGGASGSKGGSEHQYQTLGLYMYDQGWIIGNLGKASAIAWTMFLILLIVAAINLLITRRLRKSQ from the coding sequence GTGACCAGCTCCAAGCAGGCTCTCGCGCGATCAGCGTCGAGCGCCGACGCCGCGCCCGGCTCCCAGCCGGGCGCGGCGCGCCGTGCTCACGGTCGCGGTACACCGCCCCCGGGCCCCGACTCCTGGCGCAGCCGGCTGTACCGCTGGGACATGAAGGCGTCGCCGTACGCGTTCATCGCCCCCTTCTTCATCTTCTTCGGTGCCTTCGGGCTCATCCCGCTGCTGTACACGGCCTGGTACTCGCTGCACAACGTGCAGCTGTCCAACCTGGACCAGCAGACCTGGGCGGGCCTGGACAACTACCAGAACCTGATCTCCTCGGACTTCTTCTGGACCGCGCTGAAGAACACCTTCACGATCGGTGTCATCTCGACCGTGCCGCAGCTGATCATGGCGATCGGCATCGCGCACCTGCTCAACTACAAGCTGCGTGGCTCCACCGTGTGGCGGGTCGTGATGCTCACCCCGTACGCCACCTCGGTGGCGGCGGCGACCCTGGTGTTCGTGCTGCTGTACTCCTGGGACGGCGGCATGATCAACTGGCTGCTGGGCTTCGTCGGGGTCGACCCGGTCAACTGGCGTGAGTCGACGTGGGGTTCGCAGTTCGCCGTCTCCTCGATCGTGATCTGGCGGTGGACCGGCTACAACGCCCTGATCTACCTCGCGGCCATGCAGGCGATCCCCTCCGACCTGTACGAGTCGGCGGCCCTGGACGGCGCCGGCCGCTGGCAGCAGTTCCGCCATGTGACGATCCCGATGCTGCGGCCGACGATCCTGTTCACGGTGGTCGTCTCCACGATCGGCGCGACGCAGCTGTTCGGTGAACCGCTCCTGTTCGGCGGGGCCAGCGGCTCCAAGGGCGGCTCCGAGCACCAGTACCAGACGCTCGGCCTGTACATGTACGACCAGGGCTGGATCATCGGCAACCTCGGCAAGGCGTCCGCTATCGCCTGGACGATGTTCCTGATCCTGCTGATCGTCGCCGCGATCAACCTGCTGATCACCCGACGGCTGAGGAAGTCCCAATGA
- a CDS encoding response regulator transcription factor, with amino-acid sequence MASVLVVEDDQFVRSALIRHLTEAAHTVRSVGTALEALREVAHFRFDVVILDLGLPDLDGSEALKMLRGITDVPVIVATARDDETEIVRLLNDGADDYLTKPFSVEHLAARMAAVLRRARSSAGEPPPSPQIRVGGLAIDPLRRQAELDGVRLDLTRREFDLLAFLAGRPGVVVARKELLAEVWQQSYGDDQTIDVHLSWLRRKLGETAARPRYLHTLRGVGVKLEPPGPSGAEPPR; translated from the coding sequence ATGGCAAGTGTGCTCGTGGTCGAGGACGACCAGTTCGTGCGCTCGGCCCTCATCCGGCATCTGACCGAGGCCGCGCACACGGTGCGCAGTGTCGGTACGGCACTTGAGGCGCTGCGCGAGGTCGCCCATTTCCGTTTCGACGTCGTGATCCTGGATCTCGGCCTGCCCGACCTGGACGGGTCGGAGGCGCTGAAGATGCTGCGCGGCATCACCGACGTGCCCGTGATCGTCGCGACCGCACGGGACGACGAGACGGAGATCGTGCGGCTGCTGAACGACGGCGCGGACGACTATCTGACCAAGCCGTTCTCGGTCGAGCACCTGGCGGCACGCATGGCGGCGGTGCTGCGCCGCGCCCGCTCCTCGGCCGGGGAGCCCCCGCCGTCGCCTCAGATCCGCGTGGGCGGTCTGGCCATCGACCCGCTGCGCCGCCAGGCCGAGCTGGACGGCGTACGACTCGACCTGACCCGGCGCGAGTTCGACCTGCTGGCCTTCCTCGCCGGACGGCCCGGGGTCGTCGTGGCCCGCAAGGAACTGCTCGCCGAGGTGTGGCAGCAGTCGTACGGGGACGACCAGACCATCGACGTCCATCTGTCCTGGCTGCGAAGGAAGCTGGGCGAGACGGCGGCCCGCCCGCGCTATCTGCACACCCTGCGCGGAGTGGGTGTGAAGCTGGAGCCGCCGGGGCCGTCGGGAGCGGAGCCGCCGCGATGA
- a CDS encoding ABC transporter substrate-binding protein: MRTSTRGSRRLMALAAVAALTTGLLAGCAEDSDDGSSNSDGGSGGGKTTLTIGTFGVFGYKQAGLYDEYMKKNPDITIKENVTTRTDVYWPKTLTRLQAGSGTDDIQAIEIGNVAEAVQTQADKFVDLGKEVDKSQWLDWKTAQATTKDGKTIGLGTDIGPMAICYRKDLFEAAGLETDRTKLAEQWKGDWSKYVDVGKDYMKKAPKGTKFVDSASSVYNAALGGEDQRYYDEDGNVIWDKSTGVKKAWEASMEVATSDMSAKLKQFDKPWDQAFANAKFATVACPAWMIGYIQEKSGEAGKGKWDIAAAPTAANWGGAFIGVPTAGKHQKEAIALAKWLTAPEQQAKVFAKQASFPSIPAAYPSLKPQAATTAFFSDAPITQIFSDSAKTIPTQIFGVKDQPIGTAITDIGILQVEQKGKTPDQGWDAATKEIKDVLGQ, encoded by the coding sequence ATGCGCACGAGTACCCGCGGGTCCCGCAGGCTGATGGCCCTCGCGGCCGTCGCCGCGCTGACGACGGGGCTGCTTGCCGGCTGCGCCGAGGACTCGGACGACGGCTCGTCGAACTCGGACGGCGGTAGCGGCGGAGGCAAGACCACGCTGACCATCGGCACCTTCGGTGTCTTCGGCTACAAGCAGGCCGGGCTCTACGACGAGTACATGAAGAAGAACCCGGACATCACCATCAAGGAGAACGTCACCACCCGTACCGACGTGTACTGGCCGAAGACACTCACCCGTCTGCAGGCCGGTTCCGGTACCGACGACATCCAGGCGATCGAGATCGGCAACGTCGCCGAGGCGGTGCAGACACAGGCCGACAAGTTCGTCGACCTCGGCAAGGAAGTCGACAAGTCCCAGTGGCTGGACTGGAAGACGGCACAGGCCACCACCAAGGACGGCAAGACCATCGGGCTCGGCACCGACATCGGGCCGATGGCGATCTGCTACCGCAAGGACCTCTTCGAGGCGGCAGGTCTTGAGACGGACCGCACCAAGCTCGCCGAGCAGTGGAAGGGCGACTGGTCCAAGTACGTCGACGTCGGCAAGGACTACATGAAGAAGGCGCCGAAGGGCACCAAGTTCGTGGACTCCGCCTCCTCGGTCTACAACGCGGCACTCGGTGGCGAGGACCAGCGCTACTACGACGAGGACGGCAACGTCATCTGGGACAAGTCCACGGGCGTGAAGAAGGCCTGGGAAGCCTCGATGGAGGTGGCGACCAGTGACATGTCGGCGAAGCTGAAGCAGTTCGACAAGCCGTGGGACCAGGCCTTCGCCAACGCCAAGTTCGCGACGGTGGCCTGCCCCGCCTGGATGATCGGCTACATCCAGGAGAAGTCCGGTGAGGCCGGCAAGGGCAAGTGGGACATCGCGGCGGCACCCACCGCGGCCAACTGGGGTGGTGCGTTCATCGGTGTGCCCACGGCGGGCAAGCACCAGAAGGAGGCCATCGCGCTGGCGAAGTGGCTGACCGCCCCCGAGCAGCAGGCGAAGGTCTTCGCCAAGCAGGCGAGCTTCCCGTCGATCCCGGCGGCGTACCCGAGTCTGAAGCCGCAGGCCGCCACGACGGCGTTCTTCTCGGACGCGCCGATCACGCAGATCTTCTCCGACTCGGCGAAGACCATCCCGACGCAGATCTTCGGCGTCAAGGACCAGCCGATCGGCACCGCCATCACGGACATCGGCATCCTTCAGGTCGAGCAGAAGGGCAAGACCCCCGACCAGGGCTGGGACGCTGCCACCAAGGAGATCAAGGACGTGCTCGGCCAGTGA
- a CDS encoding HAMP domain-containing sensor histidine kinase yields the protein MRWALVKVCVAVTTMVVVAFAVPLGLVIREMARDRAFSNAEREAAAIAPALSITTDRDQLERVVASAGSDAGMAVHIPASDGVEAVDLGRQRAVGKDIATTRKLGRASTTEVPGGSTLLQPVALSSGEIAVVEVYVPESEVTNGVATAWAVLAGVGIALIVGSVAVADRLGVRMVQPAQRLVESAHELGEGKLGARVPEEGPTELRLAAVAFNSMADQVVQLLANERELAADLSHRLRTPLTVLRLNAASLGDGPAAEQTRAAVAQLEREVDTIIRTARDAKPQTAAIGVGAGCDAAEVVRERMDFWSALAEDEGRKVRVAGVDRPVRIPVARADLVAALDALLGNVFRHTAEGTAFAVDVHNGEDAVIVLVSDAGPGITDPEAAMARGGGSGSDGSTGLGLDIVRRLAESTGGDVRIGRSVLGGTEVRIWIQLDGREPERRGHRGSVRRRRSTKLVSTFNRSRSLP from the coding sequence ATGAGATGGGCACTGGTCAAGGTCTGTGTGGCGGTGACCACCATGGTCGTGGTGGCCTTCGCGGTGCCGCTCGGGCTCGTCATCAGGGAGATGGCAAGGGACCGCGCGTTCTCGAACGCCGAGCGGGAGGCCGCGGCCATCGCCCCCGCCCTCTCCATCACCACCGACCGGGACCAGCTGGAGCGGGTCGTCGCCTCGGCGGGCTCGGACGCGGGGATGGCCGTCCACATACCCGCGAGCGACGGTGTGGAGGCGGTCGACCTCGGCCGGCAGCGCGCCGTCGGCAAGGACATCGCCACCACCCGGAAGCTGGGCCGGGCCTCCACCACCGAGGTCCCCGGCGGCTCCACGCTGCTGCAGCCCGTCGCGCTGAGCTCGGGCGAGATCGCCGTCGTCGAGGTGTACGTGCCCGAGTCGGAGGTCACCAACGGCGTGGCCACGGCCTGGGCGGTGCTCGCCGGGGTCGGTATCGCGCTCATCGTCGGCTCGGTCGCGGTGGCGGACCGGCTCGGCGTACGCATGGTGCAGCCGGCGCAGCGACTGGTGGAGAGCGCGCACGAGCTGGGGGAGGGGAAGCTGGGCGCCCGGGTGCCCGAGGAGGGGCCGACGGAACTGCGGCTCGCGGCGGTCGCCTTCAACTCCATGGCCGACCAGGTGGTCCAACTGCTTGCGAACGAGCGGGAGTTGGCGGCGGACCTCTCGCACCGGCTGCGTACACCGCTGACGGTGCTGCGGCTGAACGCGGCCTCGCTCGGGGACGGGCCCGCCGCCGAGCAGACCCGGGCCGCCGTCGCGCAGCTGGAGCGCGAGGTCGACACGATCATCAGGACCGCCCGGGACGCCAAGCCGCAGACCGCGGCGATAGGCGTGGGCGCCGGGTGCGACGCGGCCGAGGTCGTCCGGGAGCGGATGGACTTCTGGTCGGCGCTCGCGGAGGACGAGGGGCGCAAGGTGCGGGTGGCCGGGGTCGACCGGCCGGTACGGATACCCGTGGCCCGCGCCGACCTGGTGGCCGCGCTCGACGCGCTGCTCGGGAACGTGTTCCGGCACACCGCCGAGGGCACGGCATTCGCGGTCGACGTGCACAACGGCGAGGACGCCGTCATCGTGCTCGTCTCGGACGCGGGCCCCGGCATCACCGACCCCGAGGCGGCGATGGCGCGGGGCGGCGGATCGGGCAGCGACGGCTCGACCGGGCTCGGGCTCGACATCGTGCGCAGGCTCGCGGAGTCGACGGGCGGGGACGTACGCATCGGGCGCTCCGTCCTGGGCGGGACCGAGGTCCGGATCTGGATCCAGCTGGACGGCCGGGAGCCTGAGCGGCGAGGCCACCGGGGCTCGGTGCGCCGACGCCGGTCGACCAAATTGGTCTCGACCTTTAACCGGTCCCGATCCCTTCCTTAA